Proteins encoded by one window of Companilactobacillus ginsenosidimutans:
- the parE gene encoding DNA topoisomerase IV subunit B — translation MPKSSYDDSSIQILEGLEAVRKRPGMYIGSTDTRGLHHLVYEIVDNAVDEALSGFGKEINVSINHDGSITVVDHGRGMPTGMHSSGKPTIEVILTVLHAGGKFSENSYKTSGGLHGVGSSVVNALSEWMTVRVVRDGKVYEERFEKGGHPVGTLKMTGKTKESSGTTISFKPDSTIFQTTKFNFDTLAERLRESAFLLKGVKFTITDKRGEEPREEIFHYEDGIQSFVKYLNEDKDTLGNIFYIEGDNSQIEIEFSGQYNDGYSENIISFVNNVRTADGGTHEAGMKSGLTKAFNDYARKVGLLKENSKNLEGSDVREGLSAIISVRIPEEILQFEGQTKGKLGTPQARAAVDQLVYEQMSFYLMENGEQAQTLVKKALKAREARNAARKARESTRNGKKNKKTDGLLSGKLTPAQSKDAKKNEIFLVEGDSAGGSAKQGRDRKFQAILPLRGKVLNTQKAKLEDIYKNEEINTMIYTIGAGVGADFKLEDRNYDKVIIMTDADDDGSHIQILLLTFFYRYMRPLVESGHVYIALPPLYKVQKGRGAKTKIEYCWTPDELAKTIKKVGKGYDLQRFKGLGEMNADQLWQTTMDPETRILIRVNIDDAALAERRVTTLMGDKVKPRRDWIEKNVRFNGTEEGDNILEKVDDTDHMDSKIVDDLLNKE, via the coding sequence ATGCCTAAATCATCATATGATGATTCTTCGATTCAAATCCTTGAAGGATTAGAAGCTGTTCGTAAACGTCCAGGTATGTACATTGGTTCAACCGATACTCGTGGACTACACCACTTGGTTTATGAAATTGTCGACAATGCTGTCGATGAAGCTCTATCTGGATTTGGTAAGGAAATAAATGTATCAATTAATCATGATGGAAGTATTACTGTTGTCGACCACGGTCGTGGTATGCCAACGGGGATGCATTCATCTGGAAAACCAACGATTGAAGTTATCTTAACTGTACTTCACGCTGGTGGTAAATTCTCCGAAAATAGTTACAAGACATCTGGTGGACTACATGGTGTTGGTTCTTCAGTTGTAAATGCTTTATCCGAATGGATGACTGTCCGTGTTGTTCGTGATGGAAAAGTTTACGAAGAAAGATTTGAAAAAGGTGGCCATCCAGTTGGAACACTTAAGATGACTGGAAAGACTAAAGAATCTAGTGGTACTACTATTAGTTTCAAGCCTGATTCAACAATTTTTCAAACTACAAAATTCAATTTTGACACACTTGCTGAAAGATTACGTGAGTCAGCTTTCTTACTCAAGGGAGTTAAATTCACAATTACTGACAAGCGAGGAGAAGAACCTCGTGAAGAAATATTCCATTATGAAGATGGTATTCAGTCATTCGTTAAGTACTTGAATGAGGATAAAGATACTCTTGGAAATATTTTTTACATTGAGGGTGACAATTCTCAAATTGAGATTGAATTTTCTGGTCAATACAATGATGGATATTCTGAGAATATTATCTCGTTCGTTAATAATGTTCGTACTGCTGATGGTGGTACTCATGAAGCCGGAATGAAGTCTGGATTGACTAAGGCTTTCAATGATTATGCTCGTAAAGTTGGTCTTTTAAAGGAAAATAGTAAGAATCTTGAAGGTAGCGATGTCCGAGAGGGACTTTCTGCGATCATTTCAGTTCGGATACCTGAGGAGATACTTCAATTTGAAGGTCAGACGAAGGGTAAACTTGGCACTCCTCAAGCACGTGCGGCTGTTGATCAGCTTGTATATGAGCAGATGAGCTTTTATTTGATGGAGAATGGGGAACAGGCCCAAACATTAGTTAAAAAGGCTCTAAAGGCGCGTGAGGCACGTAATGCAGCACGTAAAGCTAGAGAATCTACTCGTAATGGTAAGAAAAACAAGAAAACAGATGGCCTACTATCTGGTAAACTAACGCCAGCTCAATCAAAAGACGCCAAGAAAAATGAAATTTTCTTAGTCGAGGGTGATTCTGCCGGTGGTTCAGCAAAGCAAGGACGAGATCGTAAGTTCCAAGCAATTCTTCCATTGCGTGGTAAAGTATTAAATACTCAAAAAGCTAAACTAGAAGATATTTATAAAAACGAAGAAATTAATACAATGATCTATACAATTGGTGCCGGTGTCGGTGCTGATTTTAAATTGGAAGACCGGAATTATGACAAAGTTATTATTATGACCGATGCTGATGATGATGGATCGCATATCCAAATCTTGCTATTAACATTTTTCTACAGATATATGCGTCCATTGGTGGAATCTGGACATGTTTATATTGCTTTACCACCACTTTACAAAGTTCAAAAGGGACGTGGTGCTAAAACCAAAATTGAATATTGTTGGACTCCTGATGAATTGGCAAAGACTATCAAAAAAGTTGGTAAGGGTTACGACTTGCAACGTTTTAAAGGTCTTGGTGAAATGAATGCTGATCAATTATGGCAAACAACTATGGATCCAGAAACAAGAATTTTAATTCGTGTAAATATTGATGATGCTGCTCTTGCAGAACGTCGTGTTACAACACTGATGGGTGATAAAGTTAAGCCTAGACGTGACTGGATTGAAAAAAATGTCCGCTTCAATGGTACTGAAGAGGGCGACAACATTTTGGAAAAAGTCGATGATACTGATCATATGGACAGCAAAATTGTTGATGATTTATTGAATAAGGAATAG
- the parC gene encoding DNA topoisomerase IV subunit A has translation MAKNSPKIQDIPLEKIMGDRFERYSKSIIQERALPDIRDGLKPVQRRILYSMYLDGNTYDKGFRKSAKGVGNVMGNFHPHGDSSIYEAMVRLSQDWKLRAPLIEMHGNNGSMDGDPPAAMRYTEARLSKISAEMLRDINKDTVDEEWNFDDTEKEPKVLPARFPNLLVNGATGISAGYATEIPPHNLGEVIEATIKLIDDPDATLDDLMKIVKGPDFPTGGILQGASGIREAYETGRGKVFVKSKTSIQELRGHKQQIVITEIPYEVNKAVLVKKMDDVRVLKKVDGIAEVRDESDRQGLSIVVELKRDVDAQGILNYLLKNTDLQISYNFNMVAIADMRPQQVGLVKMLTEYVKHQEDVVLRRSKFDLDKAKKRLHIVEGLIKALSILDKVIKTIRASKNKSDAKNNLVKEYQFTEPQAEAIVSLQLYRLTNTDVTELEKENSELTALISKLNKIINNHSTLMSVIKKELQEVQKNYSDARRTKIEAKVDDIKVDTKVMVASEDVHVLVSHDGYVKRSSQRSFAASDPGDNGLKDEDYPILDVEANTLNHLFIFTDKGNLIYRQIFELEDSRWKDTGSHLSQEVGLGTDESVLKAFIFEDLKQTGTFLTGTNGNYVKQIDFQDLLPGRTYKSRASRFIKLKDDDTTVLDVAYISPEEADNKLVYVFTEHSYASAFPISEVPVVGSKAVGVKFVSLKADDKIAGYFIADKDSKSDKIAILTQRGSYKQMKLSEIPATSRARRGVLTLRELKREPHRILLVTKTNASTELHVITDQNNDISIDFSAHNDADRYSNGSFILDPSTDGNPIRFEIININN, from the coding sequence TTGGCTAAAAATTCTCCTAAAATTCAAGACATCCCATTAGAAAAAATTATGGGTGATCGTTTTGAGAGATATTCAAAGTCTATTATTCAGGAAAGAGCTCTACCTGATATACGTGACGGATTAAAACCTGTACAGCGAAGAATTTTATATTCAATGTACTTAGATGGAAATACTTATGACAAGGGATTCAGAAAATCGGCTAAAGGTGTCGGTAATGTCATGGGTAACTTCCATCCGCACGGTGACTCATCAATTTATGAAGCTATGGTCAGACTTTCTCAAGATTGGAAATTGCGTGCACCTTTAATTGAAATGCACGGTAACAATGGTTCAATGGATGGGGATCCCCCAGCTGCCATGCGTTATACTGAAGCTCGTCTAAGTAAAATTTCCGCTGAAATGTTGCGTGATATTAACAAGGACACTGTCGACGAAGAATGGAACTTTGATGATACTGAAAAAGAACCTAAGGTATTACCAGCTAGATTTCCAAATTTGTTAGTCAATGGTGCTACAGGTATTTCTGCGGGGTATGCTACCGAGATTCCACCACATAATTTGGGTGAAGTTATTGAAGCAACCATTAAATTGATTGATGATCCAGATGCAACACTTGATGATTTAATGAAAATCGTTAAGGGTCCTGATTTTCCAACTGGTGGAATTCTTCAAGGTGCGAGTGGCATTCGTGAAGCTTATGAAACCGGTCGTGGGAAAGTTTTTGTTAAATCAAAGACTTCTATTCAAGAGCTTCGTGGACACAAACAGCAAATCGTTATTACGGAAATTCCCTACGAAGTTAATAAAGCTGTTTTAGTTAAAAAGATGGATGACGTTCGTGTTCTTAAAAAAGTTGATGGTATCGCTGAAGTTCGTGACGAAAGTGATCGTCAAGGATTGTCAATTGTTGTTGAGTTAAAGCGAGATGTTGATGCTCAAGGTATTTTGAATTACTTACTTAAAAATACCGATCTTCAAATTTCTTATAACTTTAACATGGTTGCTATTGCAGACATGCGTCCACAACAAGTTGGTTTAGTTAAAATGTTGACTGAATATGTAAAACATCAAGAAGATGTTGTTTTACGTCGTTCAAAATTTGATTTGGATAAAGCTAAGAAGCGCCTGCACATTGTTGAAGGTTTAATCAAAGCTTTATCAATACTTGATAAGGTTATCAAAACTATCCGTGCAAGTAAGAACAAATCTGATGCTAAAAATAATTTGGTTAAAGAATATCAATTCACTGAGCCTCAAGCTGAAGCTATCGTCTCGTTACAACTTTATCGTTTGACTAATACCGATGTAACAGAATTAGAAAAAGAAAACAGCGAATTAACTGCATTAATCAGCAAGTTGAATAAGATTATCAATAATCATTCAACTTTGATGAGTGTAATTAAAAAAGAGCTTCAAGAAGTGCAAAAAAACTATTCTGATGCTCGTAGAACTAAAATTGAAGCAAAGGTTGATGACATCAAAGTCGATACTAAAGTTATGGTTGCCAGTGAAGATGTTCATGTGTTAGTCAGTCATGATGGATATGTTAAGAGAAGTAGTCAAAGATCTTTTGCCGCTTCTGATCCAGGTGACAACGGACTTAAGGATGAAGATTATCCGATTCTTGATGTTGAAGCTAATACTTTAAACCACTTATTTATCTTTACCGATAAAGGAAATCTGATTTATCGTCAGATTTTTGAATTGGAAGATAGTCGATGGAAAGATACTGGTTCTCATTTATCTCAAGAAGTTGGTTTAGGAACCGATGAATCAGTCTTAAAAGCCTTTATCTTTGAAGATTTAAAGCAAACTGGAACATTCTTAACCGGAACCAATGGTAACTATGTTAAGCAGATTGATTTTCAAGATTTGCTTCCTGGACGTACGTACAAGTCCAGAGCCAGCCGATTTATCAAACTTAAGGATGATGATACAACTGTATTAGACGTAGCTTATATTTCACCTGAAGAGGCTGATAATAAATTAGTTTATGTCTTTACAGAACATTCATATGCTTCAGCATTTCCGATTAGTGAAGTGCCAGTCGTTGGTAGTAAGGCTGTCGGTGTTAAATTTGTAAGTTTAAAGGCTGATGATAAAATAGCTGGATACTTTATTGCTGACAAGGATAGTAAATCAGATAAAATTGCAATTTTGACTCAACGTGGATCATATAAGCAAATGAAATTATCTGAGATACCAGCAACAAGCCGTGCAAGACGTGGAGTGTTAACTCTACGTGAACTTAAACGGGAGCCACACCGTATTTTGTTAGTAACTAAGACCAATGCATCAACTGAATTGCATGTAATCACTGATCAAAATAATGATATTTCAATTGATTTCTCCGCTCATAATGACGCGGATAGATATTCAAATGGATCATTTATTTTAGACCCTTCAACTGATGGAAACCCAATCAGATTTGAAATAATCAATATTAATAATTAA
- a CDS encoding LysR family transcriptional regulator, translating into MLDEDARRVFSSKALNYFDELSKNMSYTKTAQSLGITQPALTQQIKKIEKVVGAPLFYSVGKKIYLTDAGTILLDATHQIFDAINTVTDQIQQKSSDSTGTISIGILAAVESKVIEDFIVEFNRINPNVEIDLMLLTRSEIWDEIQNNKIDIAIMYLPDNIIKNWKSYKSKKIINDTIMLVHNDEKIAKKGKATYKEAIVNPWVSYLRGYYFTDLMIEKFKNSLVDAPKVVARFSSPYQLLKFVQDSEGVNTGLPMSFCIAHEDIFKFYQTPLEPVISSELTFVYRDDKDKIPRIKQFFNEWDSFIDKKSYTDRLKS; encoded by the coding sequence ATGTTAGATGAAGATGCAAGACGAGTATTTAGTTCAAAAGCACTAAATTATTTTGATGAGCTTTCAAAAAATATGAGTTATACGAAGACGGCCCAATCGTTGGGTATAACTCAACCTGCATTAACTCAGCAGATTAAAAAAATTGAGAAGGTCGTCGGAGCACCGCTGTTTTATAGCGTTGGTAAAAAAATTTATTTGACGGATGCTGGAACAATTCTACTTGATGCAACTCATCAAATTTTTGATGCAATTAATACCGTCACCGACCAAATCCAACAAAAATCTTCCGATAGTACTGGAACTATTAGTATCGGGATTTTGGCTGCGGTTGAATCAAAGGTTATTGAAGATTTTATAGTTGAGTTTAATCGTATTAATCCTAACGTCGAAATTGATTTGATGCTTTTGACGCGAAGTGAGATATGGGATGAAATTCAAAATAATAAAATAGATATTGCCATCATGTATTTGCCCGATAACATTATCAAAAATTGGAAATCTTATAAGTCAAAGAAGATTATTAATGATACGATAATGTTGGTACATAATGATGAAAAAATTGCCAAAAAGGGTAAAGCAACTTATAAAGAAGCTATTGTAAATCCATGGGTTTCATATTTGCGTGGATATTACTTCACCGATTTGATGATTGAAAAATTCAAAAATTCGTTGGTCGATGCGCCAAAAGTTGTTGCACGATTCTCATCACCATATCAGTTGTTGAAGTTTGTTCAAGATTCTGAAGGTGTCAATACAGGACTACCAATGAGTTTCTGTATTGCCCATGAAGATATTTTCAAATTTTATCAAACTCCACTGGAACCTGTAATTTCAAGTGAATTAACTTTTGTATATCGTGATGATAAGGATAAAATTCCTCGAATCAAACAATTTTTCAACGAGTGGGATAGTTTCATTGATAAGAAGAGCTATACCGATAGACTAAAATCTTAA
- a CDS encoding manganese-dependent inorganic pyrophosphatase, which produces MAQEKQLVVGHKNPDTDAVVAAIAFSHFQNEMGMNTEPVAQGEPNKETKFVFDKFDYKYPRITTVADTDKVMLVDHNEDQQSFDNIHDVEVTYVIDHHRIANFNTNLPLYYRAEPLGCTSTILWKMYNEEKVEVPGNIAGLMASAIISDTLLLKSPTTTDEDKAALKSLSETAGIDYQSWGMEMLKAGTDLDDKSTQDLIDMDAKSFDMNGKSVRIAQVNTVDVDHTLEREADFVKDITNENSSNGYNLFVLLITNIMTSDTTGIIIGDDDAIATFESALNTKVSDNKAALPGVVSRKKQIVPPLNEKF; this is translated from the coding sequence ATGGCACAAGAAAAACAATTAGTAGTTGGACACAAAAATCCTGATACAGATGCTGTTGTTGCAGCAATTGCATTTTCACACTTTCAAAATGAGATGGGTATGAACACTGAACCCGTTGCTCAAGGTGAACCCAACAAAGAAACAAAGTTTGTATTCGATAAATTTGATTACAAATATCCTAGAATTACTACTGTTGCCGACACAGACAAGGTTATGTTAGTAGATCACAACGAGGATCAACAAAGTTTCGACAACATTCATGATGTTGAAGTAACTTATGTGATCGATCACCACAGAATTGCTAACTTTAACACAAACTTGCCATTGTACTACCGTGCAGAACCACTTGGCTGCACAAGTACAATTTTGTGGAAAATGTATAACGAAGAGAAAGTTGAAGTTCCTGGTAACATTGCCGGATTAATGGCCTCAGCAATTATCTCTGATACATTATTACTTAAATCACCAACTACTACTGATGAAGATAAGGCTGCTTTGAAGAGCCTATCAGAAACAGCTGGAATTGATTACCAATCATGGGGCATGGAAATGCTTAAGGCTGGTACTGACTTGGATGATAAGTCAACACAAGACTTGATTGACATGGATGCCAAGAGTTTTGATATGAATGGTAAATCAGTTCGTATTGCTCAAGTAAATACTGTTGATGTTGATCACACTCTCGAAAGAGAAGCTGATTTTGTAAAAGATATTACTAACGAGAATAGTAGTAATGGCTACAATTTGTTTGTCTTGTTAATTACTAACATCATGACTAGTGACACAACAGGTATCATCATTGGTGATGACGACGCTATTGCAACTTTTGAAAGTGCCTTAAATACTAAGGTTTCAGACAACAAGGCAGCATTGCCTGGTGTCGTTTCACGTAAGAAGCAAATCGTTCCTCCATTGAACGAAAAGTTTTAG